One Euphorbia lathyris chromosome 1, ddEupLath1.1, whole genome shotgun sequence DNA segment encodes these proteins:
- the LOC136201908 gene encoding uncharacterized protein isoform X2 — MSSRDFLLVSSATVFGALSSALAVRFFFLNQKERFPQIDSTRNGAASKKSSPQSPFDPSKRKEYLSWDDYFMAIAFLSAERSKDPNRQVGACLVSQNGVILELQWIQSTCVWFAVIGIGYNGFPRGCSDDKLPWAKKSRTNNPLETKYPYVCHAEVNAILNTNHASAAGQKLYVTMFPCNECAKIIIQSGVSEVIYFVEKKLSNSDTAYIASHKLLTMAGIKLCLLRFMALHHLLQTHPNGVGNECLEEAEDMVSDEKKAVKQLVHQSLQNNV; from the exons ATGAGTTCTCGAGATTTCCTTCTTGTCTCTTCAGCAACGGTCTTCGGTGCATTATCATCTGCACTTGCTGTTCGTTTCTTTTTCCTTAACCAGAAAGAACGCTTTCCCCAAATCGATTCCACTCGAAACGGGGCCGCTTCCAAGAAAAGTTCTCCTCAGAGCCCGTTCGATCCCTCCAAACGCAAAGA ATATTTGTCATGGGACGATTATTTTATGGCAATCGCGTTCCTGTCAGCTGAACGATCCAAAGATCCAAACAGGCAG GTAGGCGCGTGCTTGGTTAGTCAAAATGGCGTTATTCTTG AATTGCAATGGATTCAGTCAACTTGCGTATGGTTTGCTGTAATTG GCATAGGCTATAATGGATTTCCAAGAGGTTGCTCTGATGACAAACTTCCTTGGGCAAAG AAATCTAGAACTAACAACCCTTTGGAAACAAAGTATCC TTATGTTTGCCATGCTGAAGTTAATGCTATTCTGAACACAAATCATGCTTCTGCTGCTGGACAG AAACTTTATGTGACCATGTTCCCTTGCAACGAATGTGCCAAGATAATTATTCAG TCTGGTGTATCTGAAGTTATATACTTTGTGGAGAAGAAGTTAAGTAATTCCGACACAGCTTATATTGCGTCTCACAAGCTGCTAACTATGGCTGGAATCAAA TTGTGTCTGCTCCGATTTATggctcttcatcatcttctacaGACTCATCCAAACGGCGTTGGAAATGAGTGCTTGGAGGAGGCAGAAGACATGGTGAGCGACGAAAAGAAAGCAGTGAAACAATTAGTCCACCAAAGCTTGCAGAATAATGTGTAG
- the LOC136201908 gene encoding uncharacterized protein isoform X3: protein MSSRDFLLVSSATVFGALSSALAVRFFFLNQKERFPQIDSTRNGAASKKSSPQSPFDPSKRKEYLSWDDYFMAIAFLSAERSKDPNRQVGACLVSQNGVILGIGYNGFPRGCSDDKLPWAKKSRTNNPLETKYPYVCHAEVNAILNTNHASAAGQKLYVTMFPCNECAKIIIQSGVSEVIYFVEKKLSNSDTAYIASHKLLTMAGIKLCLLRFMALHHLLQTHPNGVGNECLEEAEDMVSDEKKAVKQLVHQSLQNNV, encoded by the exons ATGAGTTCTCGAGATTTCCTTCTTGTCTCTTCAGCAACGGTCTTCGGTGCATTATCATCTGCACTTGCTGTTCGTTTCTTTTTCCTTAACCAGAAAGAACGCTTTCCCCAAATCGATTCCACTCGAAACGGGGCCGCTTCCAAGAAAAGTTCTCCTCAGAGCCCGTTCGATCCCTCCAAACGCAAAGA ATATTTGTCATGGGACGATTATTTTATGGCAATCGCGTTCCTGTCAGCTGAACGATCCAAAGATCCAAACAGGCAG GTAGGCGCGTGCTTGGTTAGTCAAAATGGCGTTATTCTTG GCATAGGCTATAATGGATTTCCAAGAGGTTGCTCTGATGACAAACTTCCTTGGGCAAAG AAATCTAGAACTAACAACCCTTTGGAAACAAAGTATCC TTATGTTTGCCATGCTGAAGTTAATGCTATTCTGAACACAAATCATGCTTCTGCTGCTGGACAG AAACTTTATGTGACCATGTTCCCTTGCAACGAATGTGCCAAGATAATTATTCAG TCTGGTGTATCTGAAGTTATATACTTTGTGGAGAAGAAGTTAAGTAATTCCGACACAGCTTATATTGCGTCTCACAAGCTGCTAACTATGGCTGGAATCAAA TTGTGTCTGCTCCGATTTATggctcttcatcatcttctacaGACTCATCCAAACGGCGTTGGAAATGAGTGCTTGGAGGAGGCAGAAGACATGGTGAGCGACGAAAAGAAAGCAGTGAAACAATTAGTCCACCAAAGCTTGCAGAATAATGTGTAG
- the LOC136201908 gene encoding uncharacterized protein isoform X6, whose amino-acid sequence MSSRDFLLVSSATVFGALSSALAVRFFFLNQKERFPQIDSTRNGAASKKSSPQSPFDPSKRKEYLSWDDYFMAIAFLSAERSKDPNRQVGACLVSQNGVILDGEELQWIQSTCVWFAVIGIGYNGFPRGCSDDKLPWAKKSRTNNPLETKYPYVCHAEVNAILNTNHASAAGQKLYVTMFPCNECAKIIIQVTRGQTGEMSVLLAVLCFCLVYLKLYTLWRRS is encoded by the exons ATGAGTTCTCGAGATTTCCTTCTTGTCTCTTCAGCAACGGTCTTCGGTGCATTATCATCTGCACTTGCTGTTCGTTTCTTTTTCCTTAACCAGAAAGAACGCTTTCCCCAAATCGATTCCACTCGAAACGGGGCCGCTTCCAAGAAAAGTTCTCCTCAGAGCCCGTTCGATCCCTCCAAACGCAAAGA ATATTTGTCATGGGACGATTATTTTATGGCAATCGCGTTCCTGTCAGCTGAACGATCCAAAGATCCAAACAGGCAG GTAGGCGCGTGCTTGGTTAGTCAAAATGGCGTTATTCTTG ATGGGGAAGAATTGCAATGGATTCAGTCAACTTGCGTATGGTTTGCTGTAATTG GCATAGGCTATAATGGATTTCCAAGAGGTTGCTCTGATGACAAACTTCCTTGGGCAAAG AAATCTAGAACTAACAACCCTTTGGAAACAAAGTATCC TTATGTTTGCCATGCTGAAGTTAATGCTATTCTGAACACAAATCATGCTTCTGCTGCTGGACAG AAACTTTATGTGACCATGTTCCCTTGCAACGAATGTGCCAAGATAATTATTCAG GTTACAAGGGGGCAAACAGGCGAGATGAGTGTTCTGTTAGCAGTCCTCTGTTTTTG TCTGGTGTATCTGAAGTTATATACTTTGTGGAGAAGAAGTTAA
- the LOC136201908 gene encoding uncharacterized protein isoform X5: MSSRDFLLVSSATVFGALSSALAVRFFFLNQKERFPQIDSTRNGAASKKSSPQSPFDPSKRKEYLSWDDYFMAIAFLSAERSKDPNRQVGACLVSQNGVILGIGYNGFPRGCSDDKLPWAKKSRTNNPLETKYPYVCHAEVNAILNTNHASAAGQKLYVTMFPCNECAKIIIQSGVSEVIYFVEKKLSNSDTAYIASHKLLTMAGIKVRKHQPQMDQILIKFEDPR, translated from the exons ATGAGTTCTCGAGATTTCCTTCTTGTCTCTTCAGCAACGGTCTTCGGTGCATTATCATCTGCACTTGCTGTTCGTTTCTTTTTCCTTAACCAGAAAGAACGCTTTCCCCAAATCGATTCCACTCGAAACGGGGCCGCTTCCAAGAAAAGTTCTCCTCAGAGCCCGTTCGATCCCTCCAAACGCAAAGA ATATTTGTCATGGGACGATTATTTTATGGCAATCGCGTTCCTGTCAGCTGAACGATCCAAAGATCCAAACAGGCAG GTAGGCGCGTGCTTGGTTAGTCAAAATGGCGTTATTCTTG GCATAGGCTATAATGGATTTCCAAGAGGTTGCTCTGATGACAAACTTCCTTGGGCAAAG AAATCTAGAACTAACAACCCTTTGGAAACAAAGTATCC TTATGTTTGCCATGCTGAAGTTAATGCTATTCTGAACACAAATCATGCTTCTGCTGCTGGACAG AAACTTTATGTGACCATGTTCCCTTGCAACGAATGTGCCAAGATAATTATTCAG TCTGGTGTATCTGAAGTTATATACTTTGTGGAGAAGAAGTTAAGTAATTCCGACACAGCTTATATTGCGTCTCACAAGCTGCTAACTATGGCTGGAATCAAA GTCAGAAAACATCAACCCCAAATGGACCAAATTTTGATAAAGTTTGAAGACCCTAGATGA
- the LOC136201908 gene encoding uncharacterized protein isoform X4, translating into MSSRDFLLVSSATVFGALSSALAVRFFFLNQKERFPQIDSTRNGAASKKSSPQSPFDPSKRKEYLSWDDYFMAIAFLSAERSKDPNRQVGACLVSQNGVILDGEELQWIQSTCVWFAVIGIGYNGFPRGCSDDKLPWAKKSRTNNPLETKYPYVCHAEVNAILNTNHASAAGQKLYVTMFPCNECAKIIIQSGVSEVIYFVEKKLSNSDTAYIASHKLLTMAGIKVRKHQPQMDQILIKFEDPR; encoded by the exons ATGAGTTCTCGAGATTTCCTTCTTGTCTCTTCAGCAACGGTCTTCGGTGCATTATCATCTGCACTTGCTGTTCGTTTCTTTTTCCTTAACCAGAAAGAACGCTTTCCCCAAATCGATTCCACTCGAAACGGGGCCGCTTCCAAGAAAAGTTCTCCTCAGAGCCCGTTCGATCCCTCCAAACGCAAAGA ATATTTGTCATGGGACGATTATTTTATGGCAATCGCGTTCCTGTCAGCTGAACGATCCAAAGATCCAAACAGGCAG GTAGGCGCGTGCTTGGTTAGTCAAAATGGCGTTATTCTTG ATGGGGAAGAATTGCAATGGATTCAGTCAACTTGCGTATGGTTTGCTGTAATTG GCATAGGCTATAATGGATTTCCAAGAGGTTGCTCTGATGACAAACTTCCTTGGGCAAAG AAATCTAGAACTAACAACCCTTTGGAAACAAAGTATCC TTATGTTTGCCATGCTGAAGTTAATGCTATTCTGAACACAAATCATGCTTCTGCTGCTGGACAG AAACTTTATGTGACCATGTTCCCTTGCAACGAATGTGCCAAGATAATTATTCAG TCTGGTGTATCTGAAGTTATATACTTTGTGGAGAAGAAGTTAAGTAATTCCGACACAGCTTATATTGCGTCTCACAAGCTGCTAACTATGGCTGGAATCAAA GTCAGAAAACATCAACCCCAAATGGACCAAATTTTGATAAAGTTTGAAGACCCTAGATGA
- the LOC136201908 gene encoding uncharacterized protein isoform X1, producing MSSRDFLLVSSATVFGALSSALAVRFFFLNQKERFPQIDSTRNGAASKKSSPQSPFDPSKRKEYLSWDDYFMAIAFLSAERSKDPNRQVGACLVSQNGVILDGEELQWIQSTCVWFAVIGIGYNGFPRGCSDDKLPWAKKSRTNNPLETKYPYVCHAEVNAILNTNHASAAGQKLYVTMFPCNECAKIIIQSGVSEVIYFVEKKLSNSDTAYIASHKLLTMAGIKLCLLRFMALHHLLQTHPNGVGNECLEEAEDMVSDEKKAVKQLVHQSLQNNV from the exons ATGAGTTCTCGAGATTTCCTTCTTGTCTCTTCAGCAACGGTCTTCGGTGCATTATCATCTGCACTTGCTGTTCGTTTCTTTTTCCTTAACCAGAAAGAACGCTTTCCCCAAATCGATTCCACTCGAAACGGGGCCGCTTCCAAGAAAAGTTCTCCTCAGAGCCCGTTCGATCCCTCCAAACGCAAAGA ATATTTGTCATGGGACGATTATTTTATGGCAATCGCGTTCCTGTCAGCTGAACGATCCAAAGATCCAAACAGGCAG GTAGGCGCGTGCTTGGTTAGTCAAAATGGCGTTATTCTTG ATGGGGAAGAATTGCAATGGATTCAGTCAACTTGCGTATGGTTTGCTGTAATTG GCATAGGCTATAATGGATTTCCAAGAGGTTGCTCTGATGACAAACTTCCTTGGGCAAAG AAATCTAGAACTAACAACCCTTTGGAAACAAAGTATCC TTATGTTTGCCATGCTGAAGTTAATGCTATTCTGAACACAAATCATGCTTCTGCTGCTGGACAG AAACTTTATGTGACCATGTTCCCTTGCAACGAATGTGCCAAGATAATTATTCAG TCTGGTGTATCTGAAGTTATATACTTTGTGGAGAAGAAGTTAAGTAATTCCGACACAGCTTATATTGCGTCTCACAAGCTGCTAACTATGGCTGGAATCAAA TTGTGTCTGCTCCGATTTATggctcttcatcatcttctacaGACTCATCCAAACGGCGTTGGAAATGAGTGCTTGGAGGAGGCAGAAGACATGGTGAGCGACGAAAAGAAAGCAGTGAAACAATTAGTCCACCAAAGCTTGCAGAATAATGTGTAG